GCGGCGTTGTAGCCCATTTTCTTCTGTCTGTTGTTCATTGCCGCAACTTCAAGTATAACCGCAAGGTTACGTCCGGGCTTTACGGGGATAGTCAGTGAGGGAACCTTTACACCGAGTATGGAAACATAGTGGTTGTCAACACCCATTCTGTCGTATACCTTTTCGGGATTCCACAGCTCAAGTTCAACTACCATATCTATCTTTTCGCTTACCTTTACAGCACCCATACCGAAAAGCTGTCTTGCATTGATGATGCCGATGCCTCTCAGTTCCATAAAGTGACGGATGTTATCGGGCGAACTGCCGACAAGCGTAATATTTGAGGCTTTTCTTATTTCAACGGCATCGTCCGCTACCAGACGGTGACCACGCTTTACAAGCTCTATGGCGGTTTCGCTCTTACCTACTCCGCTCTCGCCGAGAATAAGCATACCTTCGCCGTATACCTCGATAAGAACACCGTGACGTGTGATTCTGGGCGCAAGCTGAAGGCTTAAATAAGCAACAAGCTTTGACGTGAACGTCGAGGTGCTTTCCTCACTGCGTAAAAGCGGAACGCTCAGTTCCTTTGA
This window of the [Eubacterium] siraeum genome carries:
- the hprK gene encoding HPr(Ser) kinase/phosphatase, giving the protein MAQEFTVSLQAIIDECKLEVIHTPQDPAKIFISNIDVNRPGLQLAGFYEYFDKGRIQIIGKAETAYLEQCGAEIRAQRIKKFFSEQPAAVVVSRGMDIMPEMRELSKELSVPLLRSEESTSTFTSKLVAYLSLQLAPRITRHGVLIEVYGEGMLILGESGVGKSETAIELVKRGHRLVADDAVEIRKASNITLVGSSPDNIRHFMELRGIGIINARQLFGMGAVKVSEKIDMVVELELWNPEKVYDRMGVDNHYVSILGVKVPSLTIPVKPGRNLAVILEVAAMNNRQKKMGYNAAQELLDNLGLDMESSDTVKSMG